One Maniola hyperantus chromosome Z, iAphHyp1.2, whole genome shotgun sequence DNA window includes the following coding sequences:
- the LOC117995850 gene encoding UNC93-like protein — MTATHGGGGEDHRPDKDSVYTIKTGFKNDGYQHEKDTNDDIVKPPPLPTEDDSYPSGKVKLSRNEKWRILKNVAAVSCAFMVQFTAFQGTANLQSSINAADGLGTVSLSSIYAALVVSCIFVPTFLIKRLTVKWTLCLSMMCYAPYIAAQFYPKFYTLVPAGVVVGLGAAPMWTSKATYLTQAGSVYAKLTDQAVDGIIVRFFGFFFLAWQTAELWGNLISSLVFSSGVHSGATAKENVSSAVLACGADFCVIGGGHHDNRNLHRPPDSEIYEISAIYLACVVVAVLMVALLVDPLSRYGEKQRTSESNKLTGIQLLSATAYQLKKPNQQLLIPITLWIGMEQAFIGADYTQAYVSCALGIRSIGYVMICFGVVNALCSLLFGSAMKYIGRFPILVMGAALHLGLIVWLLIWRPNPESPTVFFVISGLWGVGDAVWQTQVNGLYGVLFRRNKEAAFSNYRLWESAGFVIAYAYSTHLCARMKLYVLMVALLLGVVGYIIVEILHKRKALRLKAIAENPAEAAEAAKQPPEEDDEKDDIDDDLIITHL; from the exons ATGACTGCGACGCACGGAGGCGGCGGTGAAGATCACCGGCCGGATAAGGATTCAGTATACACCATCAAGACAGGCTTCAAGAACGACGGATACCAGCACGAGAAGGACACGAACGATGACATCGTCAAACCACCACCTCTGCCCACGGAGGACGACTCATACCCTTCAGGGAAAGTGAAGTTATCGAGAAACGAGAAATGGAGAATACTAAAGAACGTTGCGGCCGTCAGCTGCGCGTTCATGGTCCAGTTCACCGCTTTCCAGGGAACTGCTAACCTCCAGTCTTCGATTAACGCCGCAGATGGCCTCGGCACGGTCTCTCTTAGTTCCATTTACGCTGCACTCGTAGTTTCATGTATATTCGTCCCTACGTTCCTTATCAAGAGGCTAACGGTCAAATGGACCTTGTGTCTATCCATGATGTGCTACGCGCCATACATCGCCGCTCAGTTTTACCCGAAGTTCTACACCCTTGTGCCGGCCGGTGTCGTCGTCGGCTTGGGAGCAGCTCCCATGTGGACATCGAAAGCCACGTACTTGACTCAAGCGGGAAGTGTCTACGCCAAACTGACTGATCAAGCCGTAGATGGCATTATTGTACGATTCTTCGGCTTCTTCTTCCTTGCGTGGCAGACTGCCGAACTATGGGGAAATCTCATCTCTAGCTTAG TATTCTCTTCGGGGGTACACAGTGGAGCCACGGCTAAAGAGAACGTAAGCAGCGCAGTTCTCGCCTGTGGGGCCGACTTCTGCGTGATCGGAGGCGGTCACCATGACAACAGGAATCTGCACCGGCCGCCTGACAGCGAGATATATGAGATCAGTGCCATATACCTTGCTTGTGTCGTCGTCGCTGTGTTGATGGTCGCTCTTCTAGTAGATCCTCTTTCAAg GTATGGTGAGAAGCAGAGGACATCGGAGTCCAACAAGTTGACAGGCATCCAACTCCTGTCTGCTACGGCTTACCAACTGAAGAAACCGAACCAGCAACTGCTCATACCGATCACACTGTGGATTGGAATGGAGCAAGCGTTTATTGGCGCTGACTATACACAA GCCTATGTTTCGTGCGCCCTCGGCATCCGTTCCATAGGCTACGTGATGATCTGCTTTGGCGTAGTGAACGCGCTCTGCTCTCTACTCTTTGGGTCAGCCATGAAGTACATCGGACGGTTCCCGATATTAGTGATGGGGGCAGCCCTGCACCTTGGTCTCATAGTTTGGCTCCTCATCTGGAGGCCGAACCCCGAGTCTCCTACGGTGTTCTTCGTGATTTCCGGCTTGTGGGGAGTTGGTGATGCTGTTTGGCAGACTCAAGTCAACG GATTGTACGGCGTGCTTTTTAGGCGCAACAAAGAAGCTGCATTCTCCAACTACAGGCTATGGGAGAGTGCCGGCTTCGTTATTGCCTACGCCTACTCTACCCACCTTTGTGCCAGGATGAAGCTGTACGTCCTGATGGTGGCTCTGCTCCTCGGAGTCGTAGGGTACATCATCGTTGAGATATTGCACAAGAGAAAG GCCCTCCGTCTAAAAGCAATTGCCGAGAACCCGGCAGAAGCGGCCGAAGCCGCCAAGCAGCCGCCAGAAGAGGATGACGAGAAGGACGATATTGATGATGACCTGATCATCACGCATCTGTAA